One Lactobacillus sp. CBA3606 DNA segment encodes these proteins:
- the rpsE gene encoding 30S ribosomal protein S5 — MTFIDPSKLDLDDNVVAINRITKVVKGGRRLRFAALVIVGDHKGHVGFGTGKAQEVPEAIRKASEAAKKNLITVPMVGTTIPHAALGVYGGGRIMLKPAVEGSGVAAGGAVRAVMELAGIDDVTSKRLGSNTPVNVVRATFEGLKSLKKAEQIAALRGVSVEHLAE; from the coding sequence ATGACTTTCATTGATCCATCAAAATTAGATCTTGACGATAATGTTGTTGCCATTAACCGGATTACTAAAGTTGTTAAAGGTGGTCGTCGTCTACGGTTTGCTGCATTGGTAATCGTTGGTGACCACAAAGGACACGTTGGTTTCGGTACTGGTAAAGCGCAAGAAGTTCCTGAAGCCATTCGGAAAGCTTCCGAAGCTGCTAAAAAGAACTTGATCACTGTACCAATGGTCGGTACAACCATTCCTCATGCAGCCCTTGGTGTTTACGGCGGTGGCCGCATTATGCTTAAGCCTGCTGTTGAAGGTTCCGGTGTTGCCGCTGGTGGCGCCGTTCGTGCCGTTATGGAATTAGCCGGTATTGATGATGTGACAAGTAAGCGTCTCGGCTCAAATACGCCTGTTAACGTTGTTCGTGCAACGTTTGAAGGCTTAAAGAGCTTGAAGAAAGCAGAACAAATTGCTGCTTTACGTGGCGTTTCAGTTGAACATTTAGCTGAATAG
- the rplR gene encoding 50S ribosomal protein L18, giving the protein MTIVITKPDKNKTRQRRHARVRGKISGTAERPRLNVYRSNKNIYAQVIDDVEGVTLASASTLDSEVTGNTKTEQAASVGEVVAKRAAEKKIADVVFDRGGYLYHGRVQVLAEAARENGLKF; this is encoded by the coding sequence GTGACTATTGTGATTACAAAACCAGATAAGAATAAGACCCGCCAACGTCGTCACGCACGTGTTCGCGGTAAGATTTCTGGTACTGCTGAGCGCCCACGCTTAAATGTTTATCGTTCAAACAAAAACATCTACGCTCAAGTTATTGATGATGTAGAGGGTGTAACGCTCGCAAGTGCCTCAACATTAGATAGCGAAGTAACAGGCAACACAAAGACCGAACAGGCTGCTTCTGTTGGTGAAGTCGTTGCAAAACGTGCTGCCGAAAAGAAGATTGCTGACGTTGTCTTCGATCGTGGCGGTTACTTATATCACGGCCGGGTTCAGGTTTTAGCTGAAGCTGCTCGTGAAAACGGACTTAAATTCTAA
- the rplV gene encoding 50S ribosomal protein L22 yields the protein MAEQVTSARATAKTVRIAARKVRLVVDLIRGKSVAEALAILKFTPRGGSPVVEKVLLSAVANAENNFDLDREDLVVSEAFVNEGATLKRFRPRAKGSASPINKRTSHITITVTEK from the coding sequence ATGGCTGAACAAGTAACATCTGCACGCGCAACTGCAAAAACTGTTCGTATCGCCGCTCGTAAGGTCCGCCTAGTTGTCGATCTTATCAGAGGTAAAAGCGTTGCCGAAGCATTAGCAATTTTAAAGTTCACTCCTCGGGGTGGCTCACCAGTAGTCGAAAAAGTACTACTATCAGCAGTCGCTAACGCTGAAAATAACTTTGACTTAGATCGTGAAGATTTAGTTGTCAGTGAAGCTTTCGTCAACGAAGGCGCAACCCTAAAACGGTTCCGTCCTCGTGCTAAAGGCTCAGCTTCACCAATCAACAAACGGACTAGCCACATTACGATCACAGTTACTGAAAAATAG
- the rplD gene encoding 50S ribosomal protein L4 codes for MTSVALYKQDGTQNGDVTLNDAVFGVEPNENVVFDAILMQRASLRQGTHAVKNRSARRGGGRKPWRQKGTGRARQGSIRSPQWRKGGIVFGPTPRSYSYKLPKKVMRLALKSVLSQKVLDNSLVAVEGLAFDAPKTKEFANVLNNLNVDTKTLVLVEEDNEKAALAGRNLPNVKILKAKGVNVLDVANSDKLVVTQKALDQLGEALA; via the coding sequence ATGACTAGCGTAGCATTATACAAACAAGACGGTACGCAAAATGGTGACGTTACTTTAAACGATGCAGTGTTTGGTGTTGAACCAAACGAAAACGTTGTTTTTGACGCCATCTTGATGCAACGAGCATCATTGCGTCAAGGAACTCACGCCGTTAAAAACCGGAGTGCTCGTCGCGGTGGTGGTCGTAAACCATGGCGTCAAAAGGGTACTGGTCGGGCGCGTCAAGGTTCTATCCGTTCGCCACAATGGCGTAAAGGTGGGATTGTCTTCGGACCAACTCCACGTTCATATAGCTACAAATTACCAAAGAAGGTTATGCGCTTAGCTTTGAAGTCTGTCCTTTCTCAAAAGGTCTTAGACAATAGCTTAGTTGCTGTTGAAGGCTTAGCTTTCGACGCACCTAAGACTAAAGAATTTGCTAACGTATTAAATAACCTCAATGTCGACACCAAGACACTTGTTTTGGTTGAAGAGGACAATGAAAAGGCTGCTTTGGCAGGTCGTAACTTACCAAATGTTAAGATCCTAAAAGCCAAAGGTGTTAACGTACTAGATGTTGCTAATAGTGACAAATTAGTCGTTACCCAAAAAGCCCTCGATCAATTAGGGGAGGCGCTCGCATAA
- the rplB gene encoding 50S ribosomal protein L2, whose translation MGIKKYKPTTNGRRNMTASDFAEITKTKPEKSLLDSQSHTAGRNSYGHITVRHRGGGHKQQYRLVDFKRIKDEVSATVKAIEYDPNRTANIALLVYADGVKSYILAPKGLEVGMQVQSGVEADIKVGNALPLTNIPVGTVIHNIELKPGKGGQMARSAGASAQLLGKEGKYAIVRLSSGEVRLVLLTGRATIGTVGNEQHELINSGKAGRTRWQGKRPTVRGSVMNPNDHPHGGGEGKAPIGHPSPMSPWGKKTLGKKTRNKKARSNKLIVRGRRPGKH comes from the coding sequence GTGGGTATTAAGAAGTATAAACCAACCACTAACGGCCGTCGTAATATGACTGCTTCTGATTTCGCCGAAATTACTAAGACGAAACCTGAAAAGTCATTATTAGACTCACAAAGTCATACGGCTGGTCGTAACAGTTATGGTCACATTACTGTTCGTCATCGTGGTGGTGGTCATAAGCAACAATACCGTTTGGTTGACTTTAAGCGGATTAAAGATGAAGTTTCTGCAACGGTTAAAGCAATCGAATATGATCCAAACCGGACAGCTAACATTGCCTTATTGGTATATGCTGATGGTGTAAAATCATATATTTTAGCACCAAAGGGTTTGGAAGTTGGTATGCAAGTTCAATCAGGTGTTGAAGCTGACATCAAAGTTGGGAATGCTTTACCATTAACTAACATCCCAGTTGGTACTGTTATCCATAACATCGAACTGAAGCCCGGTAAGGGTGGCCAAATGGCCCGTTCAGCTGGTGCGTCTGCTCAATTACTTGGTAAGGAAGGCAAGTACGCTATCGTACGTTTGTCTTCTGGTGAAGTTCGTTTAGTTCTATTAACCGGCCGTGCAACTATCGGTACTGTTGGTAATGAACAACATGAATTGATCAACTCAGGTAAGGCCGGTCGTACTCGTTGGCAAGGTAAACGTCCAACAGTTCGTGGTTCTGTAATGAACCCTAACGATCACCCTCATGGTGGTGGTGAAGGTAAGGCTCCAATCGGTCATCCATCGCCAATGTCACCATGGGGTAAGAAAACCCTTGGTAAGAAGACTCGTAACAAGAAGGCTCGTTCAAACAAGCTTATCGTTCGTGGTCGTCGTCCAGGTAAACATTAA
- the rpsC gene encoding 30S ribosomal protein S3 — MGQKVNPTGLRVGIIRDWEAKWYAEKDFATYLNEDLRIRKYIEQRLADASVSTVEIERAANRVNISIHTAKPGMVIGKGGSEVEALRKELNNLTGKRVHINIIEIKKPDLDAKLVGESIARQLEGRVAFRRAMRGAMQRTMRSGAKGIKTQVAGRLNGADMSRVETYSDGTVPLHTLRADIDYAWVEARTTYGKLGVKTWIYRGEILPEKKSADKGGK; from the coding sequence GTGGGTCAAAAAGTAAATCCAACCGGATTACGTGTAGGAATCATTCGCGACTGGGAAGCAAAATGGTACGCTGAAAAAGATTTTGCAACCTATTTGAACGAAGATTTACGCATCCGTAAGTATATCGAACAACGACTTGCCGACGCTTCCGTCTCCACCGTTGAAATCGAACGCGCTGCAAATCGCGTGAACATTTCAATCCATACCGCTAAACCAGGGATGGTTATTGGTAAGGGTGGTTCTGAAGTAGAAGCACTTCGTAAAGAATTAAACAATTTAACTGGTAAACGTGTACACATCAACATCATCGAAATCAAGAAACCTGATTTAGATGCTAAATTAGTTGGTGAAAGCATTGCACGTCAATTGGAAGGCCGTGTCGCTTTCCGTCGTGCAATGCGCGGTGCTATGCAACGTACAATGCGTTCCGGTGCTAAGGGTATTAAGACACAAGTCGCAGGCCGTTTGAACGGTGCTGATATGTCACGTGTTGAAACATACTCAGATGGTACGGTTCCATTGCATACCTTACGTGCGGATATTGATTACGCATGGGTTGAAGCTCGTACAACGTACGGTAAGCTTGGCGTTAAGACATGGATCTACCGTGGCGAAATCTTGCCAGAAAAGAAATCTGCAGATAAAGGAGGAAAATAA
- the rpsQ gene encoding 30S ribosomal protein S17: MSEDTRNSRKVIQGRVVSDKMDKTIVVVRETYKNHPVYGKRVRYSKKYKAHDENNDAHVGDIVRIMETRPLSATKRFRLLDVVQKAVII; this comes from the coding sequence ATGAGTGAAGATACTCGTAACAGCCGCAAGGTTATCCAAGGACGCGTTGTTTCAGATAAGATGGACAAAACCATCGTTGTTGTCCGTGAAACATACAAGAATCATCCTGTTTACGGCAAGCGTGTTCGTTATTCAAAGAAGTACAAAGCACATGATGAAAATAATGATGCTCATGTTGGCGATATCGTCCGGATCATGGAAACTCGTCCTCTATCAGCTACAAAGCGTTTCCGCTTACTTGACGTCGTTCAAAAAGCTGTTATTATCTAG
- the rplP gene encoding 50S ribosomal protein L16 gives MLVPKRVKFRRVHRGKMRGEAKGGKSVAFGDYGLQTLESHWISNRQIEAARVAMNRYMKRGGKVWIKIFPHKSYTEKGVGVRMGNGKGTPAGWVAPVKRNKVMFEVGGVSEEVAREALRLASTKLPVKTKIIKREEVGGESDEG, from the coding sequence ATGCTAGTACCTAAACGGGTAAAATTCCGTCGTGTTCATCGTGGTAAAATGCGCGGTGAAGCTAAAGGCGGTAAATCAGTTGCATTCGGTGATTATGGTTTACAAACACTAGAATCACACTGGATTAGTAACCGGCAGATTGAAGCTGCTCGTGTTGCTATGAACCGTTACATGAAGCGTGGCGGTAAAGTATGGATTAAGATTTTCCCTCACAAGTCCTACACTGAAAAAGGTGTCGGCGTGCGGATGGGTAATGGGAAAGGTACTCCTGCAGGTTGGGTTGCCCCAGTAAAACGTAACAAGGTTATGTTTGAAGTCGGTGGCGTATCTGAAGAAGTTGCTCGCGAAGCTTTACGCCTAGCAAGTACTAAGTTACCTGTAAAAACTAAGATCATTAAGCGCGAGGAAGTAGGTGGCGAATCAGATGAAGGCTAA
- the rplO gene encoding 50S ribosomal protein L15, which translates to MKLHELTPSEGSRFSRRRIGRGDSSGQGKTSGRGQKGQKARSKVRVGFEGGQMPLYRRIPKRGFTNINRKEYAVVNLDGLNRFDDGAEVTPESLKEAGLVKKSSAVKVLGNGKLNKKLTVKASKFSETAVKAIEAAGGKTEVI; encoded by the coding sequence ATGAAGTTACATGAATTAACACCGAGTGAAGGTTCACGTTTTTCACGTCGTCGGATTGGTCGTGGCGATTCAAGTGGCCAAGGTAAAACTTCTGGTCGTGGTCAAAAAGGCCAAAAGGCGCGTAGTAAAGTACGTGTAGGGTTCGAAGGTGGCCAAATGCCATTGTACCGTCGGATTCCAAAACGTGGATTTACTAACATCAACCGTAAGGAATATGCGGTTGTTAATCTTGATGGCTTAAACCGTTTTGATGATGGTGCTGAAGTAACACCAGAATCATTAAAGGAAGCTGGCTTGGTTAAAAAGAGTTCTGCTGTTAAAGTTCTTGGTAATGGTAAACTCAACAAAAAGTTAACAGTTAAGGCAAGCAAGTTCTCCGAAACTGCCGTTAAGGCAATCGAAGCTGCTGGCGGTAAAACTGAGGTGATTTAA
- the rplC gene encoding 50S ribosomal protein L3, protein MTTKGILGKKVGMTQVFTEAGELIPVTVIETQPNVVLQVKTVENDGYEAIQLGVDDKREVLSNKPAQGHAAKAKTAPKRFIREIRNVELGDYTVGDEVKADIFAVGDAVDVTGITKGHGYQGNIHKDGQSRGPMSHGSRYHRRPGSLGAIINRVFKGKKLPGRMGNHQRTMQNLQIVRADVENNVLLIKGNVPGVNKSFVIIKTSVKSK, encoded by the coding sequence ATGACCACTAAAGGAATCTTAGGGAAAAAGGTAGGAATGACGCAAGTCTTCACTGAAGCCGGGGAATTAATCCCAGTTACAGTTATCGAAACTCAACCCAACGTTGTCTTGCAAGTTAAAACTGTTGAAAACGACGGTTACGAAGCAATTCAATTAGGCGTTGACGATAAGCGTGAAGTCTTAAGCAACAAACCTGCTCAAGGTCATGCAGCAAAAGCAAAAACGGCTCCTAAGCGCTTCATTCGTGAAATTCGTAATGTTGAGCTTGGAGATTACACAGTAGGTGACGAAGTCAAGGCTGATATCTTTGCAGTCGGTGACGCCGTTGACGTTACGGGTATCACTAAAGGTCATGGTTACCAAGGTAATATCCATAAAGACGGTCAAAGTCGTGGTCCTATGTCTCATGGGTCTCGTTACCATCGTCGTCCTGGTTCATTAGGTGCTATTATTAACCGGGTCTTCAAAGGTAAGAAATTACCAGGCCGGATGGGTAATCACCAACGGACAATGCAAAACTTGCAAATCGTTCGTGCTGATGTTGAAAACAATGTCTTATTAATTAAAGGGAATGTCCCTGGCGTTAACAAGTCATTTGTTATCATTAAAACATCTGTAAAAAGTAAATAA
- a CDS encoding type Z 30S ribosomal protein S14 has translation MAKKSQIAKQKRGAKFNVQNYTRCERCGRPHSVYRKFHLCRICLRDLAHKGQIPGMKKASW, from the coding sequence TTGGCTAAAAAATCACAAATTGCTAAACAAAAGCGTGGCGCAAAGTTTAATGTTCAAAACTATACTCGTTGCGAACGTTGTGGTCGTCCACATTCAGTTTACCGTAAATTCCACTTGTGCCGTATCTGCTTACGTGACCTGGCCCACAAAGGTCAAATCCCTGGCATGAAAAAGGCCAGCTGGTAA
- the rpmC gene encoding 50S ribosomal protein L29 has protein sequence MKAKEIKALSTTEMLEKEKSYKDELFNLRFQLATGQLENTARLKQVRKNIARIKTALREQELNK, from the coding sequence ATGAAGGCTAAGGAAATTAAAGCATTGTCCACTACTGAAATGCTCGAAAAAGAAAAGTCTTATAAAGACGAACTTTTCAACTTGCGTTTTCAATTGGCCACCGGTCAGCTTGAAAACACCGCTCGTTTAAAACAAGTTCGTAAGAATATCGCACGTATCAAAACTGCGTTGCGTGAACAAGAATTAAACAAGTAG
- the rplE gene encoding 50S ribosomal protein L5, translating to MENRLKAQYEKEIVPALVDKFNYTSVMQVPKLAKIVLNMGVGDAVTNAKNLDEAVEELTLIAGQKPLVTRAKKSIAGFRLREGMAIGAKVDLRGERMYDFLDKLINVSLPRVRDFHGVSTRSFDGRGNYTLGVREQLIFPEINYDNVNRVRGLDIVLVTTADSDEESRELLTQFGMPFAK from the coding sequence ATGGAAAACCGTTTAAAAGCTCAATATGAAAAAGAAATCGTCCCAGCATTAGTTGACAAGTTTAATTACACTTCAGTAATGCAAGTACCTAAGCTGGCAAAGATTGTTTTGAACATGGGTGTTGGTGATGCAGTCACTAACGCTAAGAACTTAGACGAAGCCGTTGAAGAATTGACTTTGATCGCGGGCCAAAAACCTTTGGTTACTCGTGCAAAGAAATCTATCGCTGGTTTCCGTCTTCGTGAAGGTATGGCAATTGGTGCCAAAGTTGACTTACGTGGTGAACGTATGTATGACTTCTTGGATAAATTGATCAATGTATCATTACCACGTGTTCGTGACTTCCATGGTGTAAGCACTCGTTCATTTGATGGGCGCGGTAACTACACATTGGGTGTCCGTGAACAATTGATCTTCCCAGAAATCAACTATGATAATGTTAACCGTGTACGCGGTTTGGACATTGTACTCGTAACGACAGCTGATAGTGATGAAGAATCACGTGAGTTGTTAACTCAATTTGGCATGCCATTTGCTAAATAA
- the rplX gene encoding 50S ribosomal protein L24, with product MLIKTGDKVRVISGKDRGQEGTIKKVISAKNRVVVEGVNKIKKHQKPTNVNPQGGIVDIEAPIDASNVMFLDPSNNEPTRLGVRREDGKRVRFSKKSGNALEN from the coding sequence ATGTTGATTAAAACTGGTGATAAAGTTCGTGTAATCAGCGGTAAGGATCGTGGTCAAGAAGGTACTATTAAAAAAGTTATCTCTGCCAAGAACCGTGTCGTTGTTGAAGGTGTTAACAAGATTAAGAAACACCAAAAACCAACGAATGTTAACCCACAAGGCGGTATCGTTGATATCGAAGCACCAATTGATGCTTCTAACGTTATGTTCCTTGACCCATCAAACAACGAACCTACCCGTTTAGGTGTCCGTCGCGAAGATGGTAAGCGTGTCCGTTTCTCAAAAAAGAGCGGCAACGCTTTAGAAAACTAA
- the rpsH gene encoding 30S ribosomal protein S8, translated as MMTDPIADFLTRIRNANMVRHDSLEVPASKIKRNIAEILKNEGFVRDVEYMDDDKQGIIRVFLKYGKDNERVISGLKRISKPGLRSYVKADAVPKVLNGLGIAIISTSEGVITDKEARAKKLGGEVLAYVW; from the coding sequence ATGATGACTGATCCAATCGCAGATTTCTTGACTCGTATTCGTAACGCTAACATGGTACGTCACGACTCATTAGAAGTTCCTGCATCAAAAATCAAACGCAACATTGCTGAAATTTTAAAGAATGAAGGCTTTGTTCGCGACGTTGAATATATGGATGATGACAAACAGGGCATTATCCGTGTCTTCTTGAAGTATGGTAAAGACAACGAACGTGTAATTAGTGGTTTGAAGCGTATTTCAAAACCAGGTTTACGTTCATATGTTAAAGCTGATGCCGTTCCTAAGGTTTTAAATGGTTTAGGTATTGCTATCATTTCAACTTCAGAAGGCGTAATTACTGATAAAGAAGCTCGCGCTAAGAAGCTTGGCGGCGAAGTTTTAGCTTACGTTTGGTAA
- the rpsJ gene encoding 30S ribosomal protein S10 — MAKQKIRIRLKAYEHRILDQSADKIVETAKRTGATISGPIPLPTERTIYTVLRSPHKFKDSREQFEMRTHKRLIDIVNPTPKTVDSLMKLDLPSGVDIEIKL, encoded by the coding sequence ATGGCAAAACAAAAAATTCGTATTCGCTTAAAGGCGTACGAACACCGTATTCTTGATCAGTCAGCTGACAAGATTGTCGAAACGGCAAAGAGAACTGGTGCTACTATTTCAGGCCCAATTCCCTTACCAACTGAACGGACTATTTATACCGTTCTACGTTCACCACATAAGTTTAAGGACTCACGTGAACAATTCGAAATGCGGACTCACAAGCGATTAATCGATATCGTTAACCCAACGCCTAAGACAGTCGATTCATTAATGAAATTAGACTTGCCTAGCGGTGTAGATATTGAAATCAAGCTTTAA
- the rplF gene encoding 50S ribosomal protein L6, with translation MSRIGYKVIELPAGVEVSQAGEVVTVKGPKGTLTRNISSDITMSVEGNEVKFTRPTDDYKMKAVHGTTRANVNNMVEGVTKGFAKNLQLVGVGYRAQLQGKKLVLSVGYSHPVEFETPENLTIEVPDNTHINILGIGKQAVGDFAAEVRAVRSPEPYKGKGIRYVDEYVRRKEGKTGK, from the coding sequence GTGAGTCGTATTGGTTATAAAGTAATTGAACTACCCGCTGGGGTAGAGGTATCACAAGCTGGTGAAGTGGTCACAGTTAAGGGTCCTAAGGGAACGTTAACTCGGAACATTTCCAGTGATATCACAATGTCAGTTGAAGGCAATGAAGTTAAATTCACTCGCCCAACTGATGACTATAAGATGAAGGCAGTGCACGGAACTACTCGTGCTAATGTCAACAACATGGTTGAAGGGGTTACTAAAGGCTTTGCTAAGAATCTTCAATTGGTCGGTGTTGGTTACCGTGCCCAATTGCAAGGTAAGAAATTAGTATTAAGCGTTGGTTATTCACATCCTGTTGAATTCGAAACACCTGAAAACTTGACAATCGAAGTTCCTGACAACACGCATATCAATATCCTTGGTATTGGTAAGCAAGCTGTCGGCGATTTTGCTGCCGAAGTTCGGGCCGTTCGCTCACCTGAACCTTACAAGGGTAAAGGGATTCGTTACGTCGATGAATATGTTCGTCGTAAGGAAGGTAAGACTGGTAAATAA
- the rpsS gene encoding 30S ribosomal protein S19, which translates to MGRSLKKGPFADAHLLKKIDAQSGSDKKSVIKTWSRRSTIFPSFIGYTIAVYDGRKHVPVYVQDDMVGHKLGEFVPTRTFHGHGTDDKTTK; encoded by the coding sequence ATGGGTCGTAGTTTAAAGAAGGGACCTTTCGCAGATGCGCATTTATTGAAAAAAATCGATGCACAGTCTGGTTCCGACAAGAAATCCGTCATTAAGACGTGGTCACGTCGTTCAACAATTTTCCCAAGTTTCATTGGTTACACTATCGCTGTTTATGATGGGCGTAAGCATGTCCCAGTTTATGTCCAAGATGATATGGTTGGTCATAAGTTAGGTGAATTTGTACCTACACGGACATTCCATGGTCATGGTACAGACGATAAGACAACGAAGTAA
- the rpmD gene encoding 50S ribosomal protein L30 yields the protein MAQLKITLVRSAAHRLPKQRKIVQELGLNRVNSSVLKPDDAATRGAIFHIAHLIDVEVIK from the coding sequence ATGGCTCAATTAAAGATCACTTTAGTGCGCAGTGCGGCTCATCGTCTTCCTAAGCAACGTAAAATTGTTCAGGAACTTGGTTTAAACCGAGTTAACAGCTCAGTTCTAAAACCTGATGACGCGGCAACTCGCGGTGCAATCTTCCACATCGCTCATTTAATTGATGTTGAAGTAATCAAATAA
- the rplN gene encoding 50S ribosomal protein L14, giving the protein MIQQESRLKVADNSGAREILTIKVLGGSGRKTANIGDVIVATVKQATPGGVVKAHDVVKAVIVRTKSGVHRTDGSYIKFDENAAVIIRDDKTPQGTRIFGPVARELRDKDFMRIVSLAPEVL; this is encoded by the coding sequence GTGATCCAACAAGAAAGTCGTTTAAAAGTTGCTGACAATTCCGGTGCCCGTGAAATCCTAACTATTAAAGTTTTAGGTGGTTCAGGTCGTAAGACTGCTAATATCGGTGATGTTATCGTTGCTACGGTCAAACAAGCAACACCCGGTGGTGTTGTCAAAGCTCATGATGTTGTTAAAGCAGTTATTGTCCGGACTAAGTCTGGTGTTCACCGGACTGATGGTTCATACATCAAATTCGATGAAAATGCTGCAGTTATTATCCGTGATGACAAGACACCTCAAGGTACTCGTATCTTTGGCCCTGTCGCTCGTGAATTACGTGATAAAGACTTCATGCGTATCGTTTCATTAGCCCCAGAAGTTCTGTAA
- the rplW gene encoding 50S ribosomal protein L23, with product MEARDVILRPVVTEASMANLDDKRYTFDVNVQATKTQVKKAIEEIFDVKVVKVNVMNVKGKLKRQGRYAGYTKKRRKAIVTLTPDSNEIKLFNDDQQ from the coding sequence ATGGAAGCACGCGATGTAATTTTACGCCCTGTAGTTACTGAAGCATCAATGGCTAACTTGGATGACAAGCGTTATACCTTTGATGTCAACGTACAGGCAACAAAAACACAAGTTAAAAAGGCTATCGAAGAAATCTTCGACGTCAAAGTCGTTAAAGTTAACGTGATGAACGTTAAAGGTAAGTTAAAGCGTCAAGGTCGTTACGCCGGCTACACTAAGAAGCGTCGTAAGGCAATTGTTACCTTAACTCCTGACTCAAACGAAATTAAGTTGTTCAACGACGATCAACAATAA